A stretch of DNA from Ricinus communis isolate WT05 ecotype wild-type chromosome 4, ASM1957865v1, whole genome shotgun sequence:
tttaaatagaattaatatcattatttgattaaaaaattagtttttagttgatataattaatatgctactttttagaattagaatcaatatttaattagaattataacttattaatcaataaattaataaaaaatttataaaattacatataaatttgaattctatacgtcaaaaataaatacacatgtcaaaacaaatattttatatgtcaaaattaagcacacatattaaaataattttagacaTCAGATATATAGTTGAgatttattatctaaattcaaatatttagtaaaattttgactatttcaatttaaaataataagtaaagATTACAAACATAATAATAGCATATTCGAGTTGAGAAACAAAACAAATGAAGCTCTAAACTATGTCAAATTTATCctaaaaacttaaattataaaatgagcCTGTAATAGTAGTTTTATTTCTACCCACGAATACACATTGAACTTAATATATGAACAAGTATATGTCTACTTTATCTTAtgcttaaataattaattaataacacAGAAATAAAATACGATcaaattttggattttgatgaTAGATATGGAGTCACAAATGCTTGATTTATGTcattaaattgtaaattttgTACTGTACTATTTTGTATTCAGCGAAACCAAGTGATCTGAAAATAACTACTTAGATTATTGTATGTTTGCTGcacaaaagaaaatcttatAATTGTACATGAAATCAGAACTCATACAACATGTTGTTCAAAaggtttattttttgttttttgtttattaacGTAAAACCACGTCTTATggtgaaattattaattttacaaaaatatccatataattttatagtcaTAGAAAGTATTTAaagaatttagatttttatacaaatttataattcttttatttattggagaataataatataatttcattaatgataaaaataaaaaataaaaacaataataatactaaGTACAATAAAGTagtacaaaataaaattgcgataagtatataaaaatactatgtggtttcattatttaacaatttttagtacatgatttttttttcaaacagAAAGATACATGTAGCTACAGATcgtaataaaaaaagtatctCACTGTTAAACAGTCTCGATTTGCAATGATTCAACCATATTTATGTCAATCGgtcattattatcaaattgtttgtatttaataatatgagtttGAAATTTAACTCCTAATTTTTCCAATATTCGACtactaaattatgatttaaGAAGTCACAAATCCGatgatattaatttagccGTCAAATAATAATGTCTTGAGTTGTTAAACTCTAAGTCTATATTATCAAACACgagaaatatgataataatagcTGAACGGAGTAAAGATAGCTAAATCCCTACCAAAtgattacatattttttttatcacgaTTTATAACCACatgcttctttttatttgaaaaagaaaatcgcatattaaaaattatcaaatgatGAAActacaaattatttttatgtatatatttcaataaaatttcagTTAAATAGTAAacacttatatttttattctttaattgtGTTGACAAaacttttttctatataactttttttcatttagtggctatgtaaaattataaatcagcCATTCAGACTTTACATGGTACAATTGCTAGAACTCCAAGAAACCATTACTACTATTACTACCATTTcacatttattaaattctcTGAACATcttcagaaagaaaaaattaaatatcattgtaaAAATTCATACAGACAATCAAATACTCTATCAACTCcataatatttcataaaaagaaattcttggtatcttaataataaataaaaaaggaagaattAGATCTTTTAGATGTTATTGAATCgaacaaaataaaatgtgAAATTTAAAGGGTTGGAGATGTAatgctttttaatttataataaactaaaaagtcaaaaaattaGATCTTTGTCAAATCTTTAGCGTAAAGTAAAAACAAACTAACTTAGAGGAGGGAAAAGTCCCAAAAAAAACTTTAGCCGCAagagttcttttttcttttttttttccactGATGCTCACGGTatctaatttcaatttttaactttttattcttttttctaataatttttttaattataataaaataattaaattatattttcatcttatttgagtcaaaatcttttatattcttttagtaGTAAACATATGACaaatcaaaaatatatatagaaaaagatgTCATGACTACTAAAGTTTTAGCATTTGAAATAAATCAAGGCCTTCCAAGgagaaaatgaatttatttggTTAAAAGTTCATTTAggatcttattttatatttacttttcttaattatttgttaattttattgattaaatattatgaatattttattttgcctTTATGGGAGTTTGTTTGTCTTTAATCATAGAAGTTGGGATGAGTTTGATTCGGGTATTTAAAagattagatttttttaaagactcgtcaaataagaataaattatgGCTCAATATAGCCATCGAGTGGAATGTGTTTCTTGCTAATGCGTCAAACGCGGCCAAAATGTTGTATTCAACTTTTCATGATCAATGAAGTTTAGAgaaaaaactcatttttataaCAAGATTAGTACGTATTTCTTGAACGTAGTCacgtttatttattaattatttttaataatttttttttttaaaaaaagaataaactaacCTGTAATTTTTAACCCTACACatatagaaattttagaagtacaaattttgtttcttgtaTTCGCATTTTGAGAAAACTATTATAGTATTATTACTTAGATGAAAAGATTaccctaaaaataaaatgtatcAATTATTCAGCTCTATCTCTAACAccttcaattaattaaatcttttttcaatatatgactatatagttttataattcttttattatattttccatacattttactttaaatataagaagtaatttaaaaaaaatattaaattttatttggaccAAAAATAACAAACGAAATAGAATAATCTTTTTAGAAAgagaattgaaaataaaaataagatagtaattaaaatagtgaatggaataaaattcaaaaagtaAAATGGTGAATAAGAAATCTCATAGTTGGATGTGGAGAtcagataaagaaaagaagagttGATGACTCTAATAGCACTGCATTTAATGCATAGCATATATCCATCAATTAATATCGTTAGTGAAACAGGAACAGGATATCAGAAGAACAAGTTACAAGGAAGAGATCCACTGCTCTTACagtcttttaatttattgacaGATTTTGATTGTTTCAAGCTAATCAACAAGCTTTCTGTACTAATTAAATGGTTAAATGGAATTCGAGAGCCACTTTTTTCTAGGCTTTTGCCAGCACTGCAAAAGCATTAACTAAACGGCTAAACATGTctacataaaatatttcaaggAACTAAAAGATCCCAAAGAAAAATTGGTTTCTTGAGTTTGTCTGTGAGTGTATATGTGTTTGAGATGTTGAGAGAGAAgaagggaaagaagaagattatAGCCCTCATTAGTCATGGCtttgttaagaaaaatcaaaacaatatatatatatatatatatatatatatatatatatatatatatatatataaatgaagggaaaagagaaaagatactataaaagaaaagaaagtaataaataaatagaaaagaggAGAATGCCATGCAAAATGAACTACAAATGCAAAAAGGGGTTAGGAACTTTCAGTTGAAATGTAAGTCCTTGTCCCACATAAGAAGCTCAAGTCCCCTTCCTATCACTGTTGGAGGGATAGTACAATTACACCAACACCAACACCAACACAAAACCCCCTCCAATCCCCTATTTGCTTGAAGCCAAACTAGCTGAGAGTGTCAATGAGCTCAGAAAGCTGCCCCAATCCCTGTACATAAACCAAAAACTTCTCTccttccctttctttctttcttttgcatgACTCCATTTGTCAGTTTTGTTAGGtccctctctttctctctggGTGCCGTGTCAAACCAGATAAATATACTTCAATTGATGATTACTTACTCTTATCAATCCCACAtcgagagaaaaaaataataataagaagaaaaaagagttaaaaaaactaaaagaaaaagagagggaagtatataattaacaaaacTTCAAAATCCATCTTGAAACCGATTGATCGATGAAGGAGGATCTAAACGCTGTTGCTGTGATCCACCTCCTACTCCTCCTGTTGCTGCTGTTGCAGCAAAGCTCCTTCCCCAATTCAACCCTTCTTCCTGATTGCTCAGTGACCCGTCTCTCTCTGACCCTCCACGGCTGCTACCCACACCGAATCCACCATGTCCTACTGGTGCACCAATGCATGTATAATTTGATTCTTGATGAGAAGAACCCATGTTATAGCTCATAGGGTATGCTTGTGATGAGCTGCTACTGTTAAGAACATGGCCTATGTAGTAATCATTAATGGGTTGTTGAGGATATTGCGAGGGATATGACGGAACGCGGGAAGGAGATGTGTATAGATATGGTTGATGAGGTGGCTGTGGTGGTGCTGATTGTAAGATTGTTGATGAGGAACCAGCGAACAGTCTTGGCTGGTACACTGATCTGTATGGATCTACAATGTTGCTTGTTGGATGGTAGCTTCCTGGTCCAATCGGGTGGCAGCTGCTAAGAacattttgcttttcttttagtttgaTCATCCAAGAAAATGATTGCATAATGCAATTTCTGGtaatgataatgatatttaaaattgaaattcaaCAGCATATGTATTACATATGTTGAATTTGGTGCAACAATATTAAAGAGGATCTTGATTGATCAAAAACTCTAGGAAGTCGAGGAGATCATTAAATTACGAGTAACTCAAAACAGCATAACGGGCCAACTATCTCAAGAAAAGaggtagaaaaaaaaaggaagaaatggAACAGTAGAAACATTAAAGAAATGGTGATGCGCCTTGGGTGTTATACGTACCCTAAATGAGGACCTTGAGCAGCTAGGTTATCACTATTGAAGACCAACTGGCGAGCACGGTTCAGTGTCTCTGTCTCTCTTTCTGAGCAGCCAACGACACAAATCAAATCAAAcatcaaatcaaaataacCAACAAATACAACAAAGTTTTCCCACCAAGAATTTCAACAATACACCAACTTGGTTTTTCTCGAGACTGATCATATGATATGACTACCCTAGTGACTGATTTTACatgttttttatttgtcaTGGCAGATCAACTCATTGTAAATAACAACCACTGCCCATTACCCCattctatataaaaatatttttaagaaaaaaatcttatCATTTGTTTGATGATCAATCAACACACATGTAAAGTTAacagaagaaaagagaaaaggggaAGAAATGTGCCTTGTCTATGTCGGTTCATGTGGCCTCCAAGAGCTTGAGATTTGCAGAACTTAAGGGAACAAAACCTACATTCATAGACTTTACCACACTCATCTTTCCCATCCTTAGCGccgcttttctttttcctgtagCCTGCTAACAAAAAGCAACCAATTAGAGCAACTTCGATGAGACCATTCTTAGCCCCCTAAAAGCCCAGCCCTAGTTTCTCAATTATTGATTAATGAAACATCAAGTTCCATTGAAAAcccatttttccttttcttttccttctttattttttttctccttgCCTCCTGTTCCATTTCTTTCCCTCCTCTAATTAAAGATTATGAAAATAGTTCACAGTGATCCCCTTCAAATTCCAGAGGTAAAGATTTAGccttttctcctttctttttcctaaaaAACGATTGGCATGTATTATCAAACACTTGTCGTAAATAGTTCAGTaacaaaaggaaagaaaatttgCAACATACCAGAGGAAGAGCTATCATCATAAGCTTGTTTACCATCTCTAGTACTATAATCATCAGGCAAATTGTTGAGGTCTAATGGATTCCTTTCAGGTCTCCtggcaaaagaaagaaaagggttgaatgtaacaaaagaaaataattgatcATACTACTAGTAGTATAGTAATAGTAGCagtaaaagagagagagaaataacAACGAAgtatttagtaataataagagagtagaaaagaaaagtgtaAGAAAGAAGGAGATGGGGAGGGTGGAGACCTACATGGTACCGACAGAGAAAGACAggagaaataaagaaaaaaaaattatatgaggTAAACAATCTTTCTTTCAGATGAGAAGATAACTAAAGCTTTAGAAAATTATAAGACTTTCAGTTTGAGACTGCAATATAGAGGCTAATTGGAGTGGAGGtggaggaagaaaaaaaaaaatgaaaaaaatgaaaagaaaagagcttTGAAAGTTCTCTATCAGTTAATCTGCCAACGCTTCTGGACttttatctctctctctctctctctctctctctctctctctctctcacccTATTTGAAAGAGAGCAGCAAAAGGGACAGTGTGGTCTCGTGACTTTAAAAAGGGTGGGGGTGTGGGGATGCAAGGGGTTTTGTGGGTGGTTATGTTGAGAGGCTTATTATTATGACACACAGGtggtttaattgtgttttTCGGTGACGAATTGAAAGATAAGTGCGGAATGAGAGGGACATTGCCTGAGGGGAGggttcttctttcttttcttttcgttttttttcttttttctttttttctgccTAACTGGAAACGGGCTAGGTCTATTGCCCTAGAACTAGTAGTATCATGTTCAATGGTATAATGAACTATTTCatataagagaaagaaagatatgGTGATCaggctaattaaaataaataaataaagagatttATCAGTAGATAAGATATGACAATCAAAAACACACAATCGTCAATCCATTGTCCTTTGCATATCTTCCAGCATTAATTAAAGCTGTGCAATTGCTTTAGCTTGCCCTACAAATATGCTGCTGTATCTATATACTTTGGCTCTCTGCTCATTATGTTGATGGAAAGGCAAGGGCAAGCATTGCTCCAAGTTGttcgtttttttttcttttttttctcttttcttttaagaaaattcttatttttatg
This window harbors:
- the LOC8285778 gene encoding zinc finger protein JAGGED isoform X2, with protein sequence MRPERNPLDLNNLPDDYSTRDGKQAYDDSSSSAGYRKKKSGAKDGKDECGKVYECRFCSLKFCKSQALGGHMNRHRQERETETLNRARQLVFNSDNLAAQGPHLGCHPIGPGSYHPTSNIVDPYRSVYQPRLFAGSSSTILQSAPPQPPHQPYLYTSPSRVPSYPSQYPQQPINDYYIGHVLNSSSSSQAYPMSYNMGSSHQESNYTCIGAPVGHGGFGVGSSRGGSERDGSLSNQEEGLNWGRSFAATAATGGVGGGSQQQRLDPPSSINRFQDGF
- the LOC8285778 gene encoding zinc finger protein JAGGED isoform X4, which produces MRPERNPLDLNNLPDDYSTRDGKQAYDDSSSSGYRKKKSGAKDGKDECGKVYECRFCSLKFCKSQALGGHMNRHRQERETETLNRARQLVFNSDNLAAQGPHLGCHPIGPGSYHPTSNIVDPYRSVYQPRLFAGSSSTILQSAPPQPPHQPYLYTSPSRVPSYPSQYPQQPINDYYIGHVLNSSSSSQAYPMSYNMGSSHQESNYTCIGAPVGHGGFGVGSSRGGSERDGSLSNQEEGLNWGRSFAATAATGGVGGGSQQQRLDPPSSINRFQDGF
- the LOC8285778 gene encoding zinc finger protein JAGGED isoform X3, which codes for MRPERNPLDLNNLPDDYSTRDGKQAYDDSSSSGYRKKKSGAKDGKDECGKVYECRFCSLKFCKSQALGGHMNRHRQERETETLNRARQLVFNSDNLAAQGPHLGSCHPIGPGSYHPTSNIVDPYRSVYQPRLFAGSSSTILQSAPPQPPHQPYLYTSPSRVPSYPSQYPQQPINDYYIGHVLNSSSSSQAYPMSYNMGSSHQESNYTCIGAPVGHGGFGVGSSRGGSERDGSLSNQEEGLNWGRSFAATAATGGVGGGSQQQRLDPPSSINRFQDGF
- the LOC8285778 gene encoding zinc finger protein JAGGED isoform X1 — encoded protein: MRPERNPLDLNNLPDDYSTRDGKQAYDDSSSSAGYRKKKSGAKDGKDECGKVYECRFCSLKFCKSQALGGHMNRHRQERETETLNRARQLVFNSDNLAAQGPHLGSCHPIGPGSYHPTSNIVDPYRSVYQPRLFAGSSSTILQSAPPQPPHQPYLYTSPSRVPSYPSQYPQQPINDYYIGHVLNSSSSSQAYPMSYNMGSSHQESNYTCIGAPVGHGGFGVGSSRGGSERDGSLSNQEEGLNWGRSFAATAATGGVGGGSQQQRLDPPSSINRFQDGF